A window of the Spirochaetota bacterium genome harbors these coding sequences:
- a CDS encoding P-II family nitrogen regulator, whose amino-acid sequence MKMIVAIVQPHRLEQVKDELYKADVNLITVSEVLGHGRQMGVTEVYRGARETGNLLRKIRIEIAVNEDYVDRTVKAIIAGGKTGEVGDGKIFIYDLKECIRIRTEERGHNAIG is encoded by the coding sequence ATGAAAATGATAGTAGCGATAGTACAGCCGCATCGTCTCGAACAGGTGAAGGATGAGCTCTATAAAGCGGATGTGAACCTCATCACGGTGAGCGAGGTTCTCGGGCACGGCAGGCAGATGGGTGTGACCGAAGTGTACCGCGGCGCGCGAGAGACGGGGAACCTGCTCAGGAAAATACGCATCGAGATAGCCGTTAATGAGGATTACGTTGACCGCACGGTAAAGGCGATCATTGCCGGAGGGAAGACCGGCGAGGTCGGCGACGGCAAGATATTCATCTATGACCTCAAGGAATGCATACGCATTCGCACGGAAGAGCGCGGGCACAACGCCATCGGATAA
- a CDS encoding tyrosine-type recombinase/integrase has translation MAARRWLEERRPFLRRRSVEAYGHCIKILIRYLGSRRISLSHLTALDAQRFFAWMFSEGYAYATVRLCRRTLGTFLHHLSLSDARGRFSTAVIRQARLPREPRTMPLCLTKDQCARVLAYLKRRDRCIYLICLMAYLTGMRISEILSLKISDIDLNARTIFIGAEQKNGAACRIPFVMHPDMLAYIRFRRSLALGTDTLFIGRTFMPIGISSVQTRVRRISRELGIRFHMHAFRHSIASHLAGSGTPMPSVQRFLRHLDMRTTMRYITVFPENIQRDIESAHPLAI, from the coding sequence ATGGCAGCGCGCCGATGGCTCGAGGAACGGCGGCCGTTCCTGCGCAGACGCTCCGTAGAAGCATACGGGCACTGCATCAAGATACTCATACGATATCTGGGAAGCCGCCGTATCTCGCTGTCACATCTCACCGCGCTCGACGCACAGCGTTTCTTCGCATGGATGTTCTCGGAAGGCTACGCGTATGCTACGGTCCGTCTCTGCCGCCGGACGCTCGGCACGTTCCTGCATCATCTGTCCCTGAGCGACGCACGCGGGCGTTTCAGCACCGCTGTCATACGTCAGGCGCGGCTTCCCCGCGAACCGCGTACTATGCCGCTGTGCCTTACGAAGGATCAATGTGCTCGCGTGCTCGCCTATCTCAAGCGGCGCGACCGGTGCATCTATCTCATCTGTCTCATGGCATATCTGACCGGCATGCGTATCAGCGAGATACTGTCGCTCAAGATATCCGACATCGATCTTAACGCACGGACGATATTCATCGGCGCTGAACAGAAGAACGGGGCGGCATGCCGCATCCCCTTCGTCATGCATCCCGATATGCTCGCATACATACGGTTCCGCAGATCACTTGCCCTCGGCACGGATACGCTTTTCATCGGCCGAACGTTCATGCCGATCGGTATATCCTCCGTGCAGACCCGTGTGCGGCGGATAAGCAGGGAGCTCGGCATTCGCTTTCATATGCATGCGTTTCGGCACTCCATCGCTTCACATCTTGCGGGATCCGGCACACCAATGCCGAGCGTGCAGCGCTTCCTCAGACATCTGGATATGCGCACAACGATGCGCTATATCACCGTATTCCCTGAAAACATACAACGTGACATCGAATCGGCACACCCGCTTGCGATATGA
- the lsrF gene encoding 3-hydroxy-5-phosphonooxypentane-2,4-dione thiolase codes for MADLDEVKEAKNYHADIPQKSEAFFLKGSNSLDWGMKNRLARIFNPESGRTVMLAIDHGYFQGPTTGLERVDISILPLVPYADTLMLTRGILRTIIPPSTSKSIVLRVSGGTSILKELSNEDIAVDIEDSARLNVCAMAVQVFIGGEHERESIKNMTRMVDQGTRYGIPTLAVTAVGKDMVRDARYFRLATRICAELGAQYVKTYYVDKGFDTVCASCPVPIVMAGGKKLPELDALTMAYNAVQGGAAGVDMGRNIFQSEAPVAMIKAVRAVVHDNETPAKAFDLYNTIKNQKEK; via the coding sequence ATGGCGGACTTGGACGAAGTAAAAGAAGCGAAAAATTATCACGCCGACATTCCCCAAAAGTCAGAGGCCTTTTTTCTCAAGGGTTCGAATTCCCTTGATTGGGGTATGAAGAACAGGCTTGCGCGCATTTTCAACCCCGAATCGGGCCGTACCGTGATGCTGGCCATTGACCATGGCTATTTCCAGGGACCTACGACCGGTCTGGAACGGGTCGATATTTCAATCCTTCCCCTTGTACCGTATGCGGACACGCTCATGCTCACGCGGGGCATCCTTCGCACCATTATTCCGCCATCAACATCGAAATCAATAGTTCTCAGGGTTTCCGGGGGCACGAGCATTCTCAAGGAACTTTCGAATGAGGATATCGCGGTCGATATCGAGGATTCGGCCAGGCTCAATGTGTGCGCTATGGCAGTGCAGGTCTTTATCGGCGGCGAACACGAACGCGAATCCATTAAGAACATGACGCGCATGGTCGACCAGGGCACCAGGTACGGCATTCCCACGCTCGCGGTCACGGCTGTAGGCAAGGACATGGTGCGCGATGCCCGCTATTTCAGGCTGGCGACACGCATTTGCGCCGAACTTGGCGCCCAGTATGTAAAAACATATTATGTCGATAAGGGTTTTGATACCGTGTGCGCATCGTGCCCGGTGCCGATCGTCATGGCGGGCGGTAAAAAACTGCCTGAACTAGATGCCCTCACCATGGCCTACAATGCCGTGCAGGGAGGGGCCGCAGGGGTCGATATGGGCAGGAATATTTTCCAGTCTGAGGCGCCGGTTGCCATGATCAAGGCAGTGCGTGCCGTGGTGCACGATAACGAGACCCCGGCAAAGGCCTTTGACCTGTACAATACGATAAAGAACCAGAAAGAGAAATGA
- a CDS encoding alcohol dehydrogenase catalytic domain-containing protein, giving the protein MKISRWYSNSDIRLEEVPTPRPGPKEMLVKVYACGICGSDIVEWYRLPRAPLVQGHEIGAQVVETGGAVKKFKPGDRVFIAPKVACRECDYCRSGHHPVCTNVKDRLPGGYAEYILVPEALVEKGAYLLPDGMTYDQSTFIEPLACVIRSQRLAGIEKGHTVLVMGCGMSGLLHIKLAAVKGSAVAATDVNEKRLALAKSFGAGTVINAGDAVPERLAESGKKAGAVIVCTSAMPAIDQAWKCVDKGGAIVFFAVPAPGKQVTIPLNDFWTREIRVLTSYYCGPDDISAAIEMLRSGAIVVEDLITHRLPLAETAKGFGLVLDGRESIKVIINPNAGEA; this is encoded by the coding sequence ATGAAGATATCCCGCTGGTATTCGAATTCCGATATTCGGCTTGAAGAGGTCCCGACTCCCCGCCCGGGCCCCAAAGAGATGCTGGTGAAGGTATATGCATGCGGTATCTGCGGCAGCGACATTGTCGAGTGGTACAGACTGCCGCGCGCGCCGCTTGTGCAGGGACACGAGATCGGCGCACAGGTGGTTGAAACCGGGGGTGCGGTAAAAAAATTCAAGCCCGGGGACCGTGTCTTTATCGCCCCGAAAGTGGCGTGCCGGGAGTGCGACTATTGCCGCAGCGGCCATCACCCGGTCTGCACCAACGTGAAAGACCGTCTTCCCGGAGGATATGCCGAGTATATTCTCGTGCCCGAAGCGCTTGTGGAAAAAGGCGCCTATCTTCTTCCCGACGGGATGACGTATGATCAGAGCACTTTTATTGAACCGCTTGCCTGCGTTATACGATCGCAGCGGCTTGCCGGAATAGAAAAGGGACATACGGTGCTTGTTATGGGCTGCGGCATGTCCGGACTGCTTCATATCAAACTTGCCGCGGTCAAGGGCTCTGCGGTCGCGGCAACCGATGTGAACGAGAAACGGCTCGCGCTGGCAAAGTCATTCGGCGCAGGGACCGTGATCAATGCCGGTGACGCGGTGCCGGAGCGTCTGGCCGAAAGCGGAAAAAAGGCCGGTGCTGTCATTGTGTGCACATCAGCGATGCCCGCGATCGACCAGGCGTGGAAATGCGTGGACAAGGGGGGGGCTATTGTATTTTTCGCGGTTCCCGCACCCGGCAAGCAGGTCACCATTCCGCTTAATGATTTCTGGACCAGGGAAATACGTGTCCTTACTTCGTATTATTGCGGCCCCGACGATATTTCCGCGGCAATAGAGATGCTCCGGTCTGGCGCTATTGTCGTTGAAGATCTGATCACGCACCGGCTTCCCCTTGCAGAGACAGCAAAGGGGTTCGGGCTTGTGCTCGACGGCCGGGAATCGATCAAAGTGATAATCAATCCGAATGCAGGTGAAGCATGA
- the prmC gene encoding peptide chain release factor N(5)-glutamine methyltransferase — protein sequence MNTSVITINDIILSASRRLAHGKPDIAGNARLEAEILCAHALATDRTALIIRGRDAIDKAADERFQVCIDRRLKHEPIAYITGVKEFFGMDFHVDGNVLIPRPETEELVELAIASIAGNERILDAGTGSGCIAVALARYCPDIHVTAIDISPGALAVAASNADRLLGMHSIQFLTADMTRYVPEERFDIVISNPPYVADGEIALLQPELAFEPRTALAGGPTGVEFIRDFADNIGRLLSPEGRFFLEVGDDAPGVVAIFKGRGYTCGTENDLSGKARFIKGQP from the coding sequence ATGAATACTTCTGTCATTACTATCAATGATATTATCCTGTCCGCAAGCAGGCGTCTGGCGCACGGAAAGCCCGATATCGCGGGGAATGCGCGTCTTGAAGCGGAAATACTCTGTGCGCACGCGCTCGCGACCGACCGTACCGCACTTATCATACGCGGCAGGGATGCCATTGATAAAGCTGCGGATGAACGTTTTCAGGTGTGCATCGACCGCCGTCTCAAGCATGAGCCGATAGCTTATATCACCGGGGTGAAGGAATTCTTCGGTATGGATTTCCATGTGGACGGCAACGTCCTCATACCTCGCCCGGAGACGGAGGAGCTTGTCGAGCTTGCGATAGCGTCGATAGCCGGCAATGAGCGCATACTCGATGCCGGCACCGGTTCGGGGTGTATTGCCGTAGCCCTCGCGCGATACTGCCCGGACATCCATGTTACTGCCATCGATATCAGTCCCGGGGCGCTCGCGGTGGCTGCGTCCAATGCCGACCGCCTCCTGGGCATGCATTCGATACAGTTCCTCACAGCGGACATGACACGGTATGTTCCCGAAGAGCGCTTTGACATTGTTATATCCAATCCGCCCTATGTGGCCGACGGTGAGATCGCTTTGCTTCAGCCGGAACTGGCGTTCGAACCCCGGACAGCTTTGGCCGGCGGGCCGACGGGAGTGGAATTTATACGTGACTTTGCCGATAATATAGGAAGATTGCTCAGCCCCGAAGGCCGTTTTTTCCTCGAGGTAGGCGACGATGCCCCCGGAGTTGTTGCAATATTCAAGGGCCGCGGATATACTTGCGGTACGGAGAACGATCTTTCGGGTAAGGCGCGATTCATAAAGGGACAGCCGTGA